The DNA window TACAAAATTCCTCTCTGACCAAATTGAGAAGCTGAGAACAGGGATTAGTGAAATTTTGAATTCCCTTGAAGTTGGCCCAGATTATTGGAGTCCTGATATGATCACAGAAGATCAAATGCTGCTGAAGAATATTTTGAGGAAAATTGAAGATAGAGAATGTTCTTTCTTGAATGCTCAGGATGAGAAGCAACAACTGTCATTTCAGAACTTGGTTCTGGTTACTCTGCTAGAACAAATGAGACTACAGACAGCAAATCTTGAGCGTGAAAGGAACACCATTGATAAGGAGTACAAACTCCAGATGGAGGAGCTATTGATGCTGCAAAATGAGAAACATCAACTTCTGGAGATGAATGTGCAGTTACAATCAGAAATCAGGATAAGAGAGCACAGTGAGGAGGTCCTAAAGGCTGAAATGGAGAAGCTACAGGCTAATTTCTCAGATTTGCAGGAAGCTTACCTAGTATCACAGAACGAAAATTCCAAATTGCTTGAAGAAAATGGAGGTTTGAGGAATGAATTGTCAGACTTGAAGGAGGAGAGACATATGctagaaaaggaaaacaatctTCTTCTTGGTGAAGCATTTGCTCTGGAAAATCTCTCCTTGATTTTTGAGAGCTTCAACTCTGAGAAAGATGTGAAACTGGAAGGGTTTAGTGAAGATGTGGACTGTCTACGTGGAGTTAACAGTGGCCTCCAGAATGAGATAAGAGTAATAGAGGAAAAATTGGGAATGGTAGAGCGGGAAAAGCTGCATCTCAAGGAGTCTGCTGAGGAATTGGAGACTGAAATGAGTGGAGTTAAGAATGTAAATGATCAGCTGAACCATCAAATTATGACCGGAAAGAATCTACTTTCTGATAAGGAAATGGAGCTTTCAGATGCAGAACAGAAGCTCAGAATTACACAACAAGAGAACAATATGTTATTCAGAGATGTTGAGGATATGAAGAAGGAACTAAATGAGTCTGAGGTGAGAAGACGGGAGCTAGAGAAGCATATCCTTGAGTTGTCAAAGGATAAAAACCGTCAGATCATTGAGATTGGTTGCCTTAATGAAGCAAATTGGAAGTTTGAATCTGAACTGGGAAAATTACGTAAAGAAACCTTAGAACTTAAAAGTGCGAGGGAGAATTTGAGTTATGAGTTGCAAGAGAGCAGAGGTGAAGTCATACTCCTGGAGGCTGATGCTGAAAAATTCTATGGGGACCTCCAGATGTCCTGTGTTTGCGAAGCTGTACTTGAGAAGAAGGTTCATGAGCTTATTGAAGCATTGGAGATCCTTGAAGGTGAAAATGCTTCAAAAACTGTAGAGATTGAACAACTGAGTGGAAAACTATGTGTTTTGGAAGGTGATAATGGAGGACTCAAGGCTGAGCTGGCTGCATATTTGCCTGTCATTGTTTCTTTGAGGGATAGTATCTCATCTCTTGAAGACCGTGCTCTTTTTCAGACAAAGACAGAACCAATGGTATGTTACCTTCTCTGCTTATAGCATATTCAGAACTCCTCTGGACAAAGCTATAATGAGGTTTCAAAACCTTGCGAGGGTTATATATTTTTAAGCTTCAAGAAACAAGGTTGAACATTTCCTTTGACTGATTGAAGTCAATTACATTCCCTGATGTTCATTGTTTGATTTGGACAAGAGGAAAGGAAGGATAAAGGATATTCTCCAACACCTCTTAGATGGCCAGCACGctgtttagtgtttttttttttagtttaatttGTGTGGCAAGTGCATCCGAGTGGATTCCTATGTATAGGCTGAAGCATTACTAGGGTGGAGAAATATTGACAAATCAGGGTCCAGGTTGGATATTGTGGCGTATCTCTAGCTTTTAGGCAACCTGGACCCAGTTGAAACCTGGATATTGTTATCGAGTATAATGAAGCATAATTAATGCCACAAAAATGCTACTTAGAACATTTGGACTCAAAACCTAACAGAAAAGTTGAACAATTCTTGCGCACTAGGAAAATACTCAATTACTAAAAAATGACCTCTAATTCTATTTTATCTCATTCTCTCAAATTTGGATAAACTGGATGAATTTGTCTGAATTTCCCAAACCGGGCCCCACCTACTTTTCAATTTGGAAAAATTATTTCTGTCCAGACTCAGGTTTAACCAAGTTAGACAATCAGCTGGATAGGTCagtcaaaaaaatttcacttgtAAGCATGGCCAACTAGGTCCCTTAGCAGTTAGCTTTAGGATCCAGTTGATCACCCAATTATTGAACCATTAGCATGATGGGCCCCTAACTTTAAATTAGTTTGAGAATTGGGGAGAACATTCTTCCCTTGAGttctttatttaaattttttcctCGTCCATATTAACTTGGATCTTCAATATGATTTAATGGAAAACATTAAAGGAAATGGCATGATATTGGATTGTTTTTTCTTCATGATTTTAGTATCTTTCAGTTTCACGATTACTTTTGAGATCTTTAGTCCCAGAGCCATTTCCAACCTAATGGAGCTTCTTCTAGCTCTTCCATTCCTTCTATGGTCCCACATCTATTTTATGTGTTTCTTATAGTGATCTTAACTGCATCATATAACTTCATGTGCATGTTTCCAGGATGTGGAATTGGAAAATCGTTATCAAGAGAAGAGCCATGGACTGATGTGTGGAGATCACAGTGCTGTGCGGCCAAACGGAGCTTCTGATTTGCAGGAATTGCTGAATAGGGTCAAAGCTATTGAGAAGGCAGTGGTGGAGAAGGAGAGGCTTGCTGTGCTTGAAAGCTTAGACAAAGTCAAACAAGTGGCTGCGATGAAAGAGATCAAAGAGTTAAAATCTAGGAGGAGCGctctcaaagaaaaagaagttcaaaCAAGCAAGGATATTGTTCTGCAAGTAGGAGGCCCAGAACTCAGGAATGAACCAAGTGATGATCATCTACAGAAGACAGAACCTgaaatatcaaaatcaaggaaTGTACTACTGATGAAAGATATTCCACTAGATCAGGTTTCAGAACAATCATTCTATGATCATGGAGTTGGACAATATGGTCTGAACAAGAAAGGAAATGTTGATACAGATAATGAAATGCTTGAGATATGGGAAACTGTTGAACAGGACTACAGCCTAGATCTCAAAGTCAACAAGGGACAGAAGTTGCCATCTCCACCTGCCAAGGGGGAGACTGAAGTAGAGGAGCAGAAGAGCGAATATCCCTCTTCAGAGTTGCAAGTTGAGAAGGAGTTGGGTGTTGACAAACTAGAGGTATCCAGGAGGGTTACAGAGCCACATCAGCAGGGGAACAATAGGAAGATACTATTGAGACTTGCTTCTGATGCTCAGAAGTTGATGAACCTTCAGATAACATTGgaagaattgaaaaagaaagtGGAAATGCCAGGGAAGAGCAAAAATTCCAAGGATATTGACTATGATAGTGTGAAAGGGCAGTTACAGGAATTTGAAGAGGCCATCATGCAGTTGTCTGATGTTAATGGAAAATTGATGAAGAGTGCTGAGGAGAATATCTTATCCTCTAATGAACAGTCTGTGTTGGAAATGGAGGAGACTGGGAACGTCCGAAGGAAGAGAGTCTCAGAACAAGCACGGCGAGCTTCTGAAAAGATTGGACGGCTGCAAGTTCAGCTTCAGAAAATCCAGTTTGATTTGTTGAAGCTTGATGAGAATAGAAgcaaaggaaaaacaaaaatcacAGACAGAAGATTGAAAGTTCTCTTGAAGGACTATCTATATGACAGTGGCAAAAGCAGTGGCAAAAGCAGCCCCAGGCGAAAGAAGGCTCCATTTTGTGCATGTGTCAGACCTGCGACTAAAAACTAAAGGATAGAGTGGTAAGCATACTTATGCAATCATATTTATGATAAACTTTGTGAACGGGTTAAACCCTCTATCAATATTGTCTGAAACTACCATTCCTAGAGATGGCATTTACATCTAGAgatacttcccttcccttttttttcaggATTTAGTTTGTAGATGGTTCTCTCTAGTTAATAGAACTGTACATGTGAGACCTGATAATCAAAAGAAGCTGCTCTTATGAGCTTGTTTCCTGAAATTTCGCACAATTTTTTTCTGCTTAGTCATTCCAAGTTTCTCATCTTTCCCCATTGCATTTTCACTGGCTGGCTGCATCTTTATCATCAAATGGGTTTCTTGTTAGTGATAGGGGACGAGTGAGCTAGTGACTTCCAGACACTCAAAACTGTTAATAATTagcaggaagagaagaaaggcgAAGGTCAAGATTATGCCATTATTATTGGATCAACTGCCCTCGCACATGTCAAGCACAATTCTTCGGCCTTTTGAATGGCTCTTTAGGAAAGTGGGAGAGGAGACAAAGGTCTGTGCAAAACCAGAAGACAATTTTAATAGCCAGACTTTCCAAACTTGAAGTTGGAGAGGAATTCAGTGTGAGATCTGCATTTTGGATCTTGACTGGATCTTAACAATAATTATAATTTACATATGAAATTATTATTGTAAAGAGGTTCTGTTATTTTTGCAAATGTCACAAAGTATCTCTTCTACAATGTGGACTGATTATATGTCTATTCTAACTGTTGGATAGAAGAAAATGATCTGGATTAGCCATGTGACAAATTTCAGAGGATAATTCAGCAAATAACTCATATTTTATTTCCAATCGTCCATTCATCTGCACCAGTTTTTAGCCATTATTGTGCACTTTCTCAACTCTAAGTGAGAACAGACTCAACTCAACTTTATTCCAATTAAATAGGGTTGACTAAATGCGATTTAGATTAATAAGAATGTGAGTCTATTTGTAGCCAGACAGAATCTGAAACCATATAATTTTAACCCTATGAAATTTCTTAGAAAGGTTAGAAGCAACATGCTACTTAACGATTGCTTGTAAGTAAGAGGCAAGAATCTTCAGTTCATGATTTCATGCATTTTAGCCTCGTCCTCTCATTTGAATTTtcccctcttcctctcttctcccctggcctgcaatttcttcaaatttggatcctctccatccGGCTGCACCCTCCAACCCCCACCCTCCCCAGTCCTCAATCGACGGAGTGACCTTCCTGCTAATGCTCCTCCACCAGCGACCTCCCTTCCCGTGATGCTTTCTCCCCCACCCTCCTTCTGACAGGGTAACCTTTTACGTTGCAACTGCCCTCTCCACCAAAGAAAACCAATAATGAAGTGAAACACACCACAGGTTGGGGCTCGAGATCAGGCTCAAAGTGGGTCCCCaagggaaggagaaggaaaCTGAGAATTTGGTGTTTCTCCAGCAAAAGAAGGCATACTTGTTTTTCTGCAAGAAACTGATTCCGTTATGGGTTTTCCCTTTGGATGAATCTGGGTTAATGCCATTTCTGGGCTACATAGGAATTGTAATTTTATTGGGAATCGATGAACCATGCCTGAAATTTTGCAAGTGAAAACTTTACAATCTTAAAAGAGAGACTCTGAAACGAATTCAGAAAGATCATTGGATAAATTTAACAGCTAAGTACAAGAGTGGTCTTCCATCAAATGAATATGTGAGTTGCAGGTTTAACGCTTACAAGGTTTATTCAGCTCTGGGGTTTAACAACTCCATTGATGAAGCAAGTACCCTCAAAGGATATTACCATCTAGACAAATTTACTCTAATGGTTCCCACTGAACCTCCATATCATGATTTGCTTTTATTTCTGTCGCATCTTGACACACTCAAACTTGGGTTCgcgagaaaaagaaaatagatatctACTTCATTTTCCACTCAATTCGCTTCTTTTATAAAACCATAGATGTAATTCTACGGCAGGAACAAAGAAGATGGGGTTGTTCTTCAATGGCTATCTTTGTACACTttggtgtaaaaaaaaaaaaggaatccttCACTTTCTCTCAGATTCCATGGAAATTATTCAACTTAGGAAGGCAAGAGGGACAGAGTGGTAGCCTGGTGGGTTTTGTGCAGGTTTCAATTCTAAAACAAAGATAGTGAAGGGAAGGAGAAAGGCAAGGAAATTATAAAAATGTCGACACTAAAAAAGAGATTGCAAAGTGTTCAAGGTTGAAGAAAAGAGATTACAAGATTCGGTTCCaaccaattttattttaaacaGATTTTCAGAAACATCACTTTCCATTGCTGTATAAAATACTTCCGCATTTTCTTTATCAAAAAGATTTCACCTGtccaattgcaagtacacagaagggaaagaaagtaaaatctgttataaaaatgaataaataaatttacaatTACATAATTAAATTAAGGGATAAAGTTTTCTGTCCATAAGCTGTCCTTGCTCCACAAACACATGGGCATGCAATAACCCACCATGCCCCTCCTAGGGTCGCCCCTTCATTTATAGGCACAGGGACCGGGACCGATTTCGaacagaaaacacttgcccttGTGGGATAATGTTCTCGGAGAACTCTCTCCCTATGCCCCTATGCCCCTATTGGCGTATGGGGACAATGGGAACACACATGAAAGTAAAGGTGAAATAGGGTCAGGTTGGGCCGAATTTTttaaacccaacccaaccctaggttccCGAAAAAACTCAACTGTAGCCCAACCTAAACCTGTGGGGCTCATGCAAAGCCAACCTAGCCCTGATTGACCTTAATTGAGCTGGGTAGGGCCAGGTTAGCTCTGAATTTTTCTAAGGTTGAGCTAACCCACCATGTTTTTGCCATTTGTGCTAtatgcattaaaaaataaaaagaaaagcgAAACACCAATAGATCAAATAATCAatatacaattaaaattatgatgtGCAAACACAGTAATAGATGACCCAAATTTCATTAATCTGAATAAAATGATAGGATGACCACCCTAactctttatatttatataaatcaaAGCTAAAATCAAGGTTAGGTTGGGCAAGGGGTTTAGACACAACCCAACCTAACTCAAGGTCAGTATTTTTCAACCCTAAGAGACACTTAGGATAAAAAATCTTAATCCAAACCTTGttcactacaagaaaacatCAATAAAAGTAGGATTTCCACCTTCCATAAGAGGCACAGCCGCCATTCCCCTTcgcccccaaccccccccccctttgtgaTGGAGGGTGATACAGTTTCCAACTTTAAATGAGTTAAGTaactaaaattataaaaaaattaaaaataaaagataaaatgcTAACTCATCGCACTTTAATGGCAATTTGCTAATTTTGCCCACTCTAAAATCAAAGTTCGAACTACTTGTTTACCTTGGAATAAAATTTTACCATTGAGATATATAAAGGATTCTCTATCACATGGAGTAACCCGTCCTGCCAAATGACAATCCATTCACCTGGCATAATGATGCCTGAAAGGGCCCTTTTTAAATCATACTATTACTAAATACAATAATCATTTTTCAATTATATAAACATTTTATTTTCCAATTCAAAACTAAAAAGAATTgttgcaaataaaataaattttaccaACACAATCATTATTGGTAGTAGTTAACAAAAGTGAGtttatttttgtataaatatcatttcACATCCACCCAGAGGGAGTCTTCAAGTTCCATGAATTCTAATATTCCACCATAGGTCAAACCAGATTGGCTAAGAAATGGACAAAACCCTATGCCATACTGCTTCGTTATGGCagttcaaaacttcaaatcgAAGAACAGTTCTCAAATCAGAACTCAGAAAAAaaagttctaaaaaaaaatcagagccAACCTTTCCATGCCTAACCGCAACcacaccccccacccctttttttttttttttttttttttttatcagaaggAAATCCCCCCCTCCCCAATCCCATCCTCCACCTCATTTCCCCACCAGAAAAAAAGATGGTCTAGAAAAAAATTTGGAGTGTGGCTCTAGGGGAATGGGGATATGTAATGAAAACTAAAGATAATATGAGAAGATAAAAACATGTTCCTCTTTCTCAAAGTCAATCAACCGTCACAATCTAAGCCAAACAAAATCCTTTACCAAAATACGCTtctcaataataataataaatgaatacaTTACAATTCcaaaatttgattaaaaattacCAAAGCAAAAATATGCTGAACCTTCATTTATGCTCCAACTACTTCGGTTTCCTCTGCCACTGGTTCCTCTGCTGGCCTGTCAACCTTCACACCAACATCTTCCGAGTAGTCCCCATGAACCTGCAACCAGAGTCCAAAATGACTAAATAACTGAACACTTCGTAACAATAAAATATCACAGTAATGCATCTAGATGTCACCGTGATACATTGTACAAAGACTCTAACCCATTACTGAACACCAAGTAATCTCTTAATCAGATTGTCATGTtctacacccaaaaaaaaaaaaaaaaagatagtttAGTCCTATGGTGATTTAGAGCTAAAATATGGAAGGCTGGCCACTAAAATGTGAAGGTCAATCAGTCTTCCGATGATTTAGAGCTCATTTAGTAGGCAGCCCTCTAAACAACAGTCCACTAACCACTTGCACAATTTAGCTCAACTCATTACCCAAGATGAGAGTATCCCTGGTAGAGATTCAATCCAAAGTATAATTGTAAATCACAGGATTCAAGAGCTAAAAGAGCATCTGCCCAAGAAAACCATACCCTAAAATAGGTGCATGTATCAGTTCAGACTACATTCTACAGACTACAGACACTGCAAGATTCAGGGCATATTCCCAAACTTCCGTCCAAGGATAGTTTGCATGCACACCCACCCAGACAATATACTTAATAAGAAGCCAATTATCGACAATAATAACAGGCATTGGTATTTTCTTATCCcaaacaaaaggggaaaaatctaCATGCTGGGACCATTGGTGGGTAGAGCAAACAAAATTACTAACCCAAACTAGATGAAGAGACAAGGACGCACGGCTGGGATGCACAAGGTTGAAAAAAACACTACTGTATAGCCAAACTTGGGTTTAAACAAAAGAGCTAAAAAGGGAGTGAAACTTGCCTCCATCAACTTGCCAAGATCGAACTTCGGAGCCTTCAAAATCTTGACTTTTCGGATAAAGACGTTTTGTAAAGGATAAATGCCACAGGTGGACTTCTCAATCTCCTTCCCAATCATCTCTGGGATGAACTTCTGTACCAACTCCTTCAAGTCGCATGACGTCGCCTGGTTTACCATGATCTCTCTCATCTTACGGCGaatctgaaaaaataaaagcataaaaCTGTTCTACATTACACATGTTCAAGCAGAACCCATTTGTTCCACATAgaatttaaatatattttctattgTATAAGCACAATAAAGAACCAATACAGCAATAAATACATCAACCAAAAAATAGACTTTCCACCACCCATaatgaaaaagaagggaaattgtGAGAATCAATTTAACCTGTCGGATTTGGCTTGTTTGAGCATAACAGGTTCGCTTAACCTGGTTTGGTCTCCTCTTGGTGAATCCAATGCAGAACATCCTCAAAGTGTAGTTGTCTGTAGTCTTCACATCTACATGAGCCTCAATCAAAGTCTGCCACTTACGCACCAGGGACCTCAACTTGTCTGTGGTAAAATTCATTCCCTGAACAATCCTAATTGCATTAGCACctcttcatatttcttttcaacAACTTCTTAAAACATAAGTGAACATCTAGTTTGAAAACTTAGTATCCTGTAATTACCCAAAAGTTAGTGAGGACATTTTTTCCTTGCACATCCTCAGCTCTCAATCGGATCTTCCTGTAAGACTGATCCTCATCGTTTTGAAGATCAGCAAGGCAGATCTCAAATACTCTGTGCTTGAGTCCTTCAGAAGCAATCTGTGAGAGAATAGAATTAAGTTAATATTATGATTGTCCGAAAAGTATATATATTAAACATTCTATTCCATTTAAATCACAacccaatcaaaataaaagatctcaAGAAAATCATTAAATATACATCCAGATGAACCAATCTATTGAAACATTTTACATCATAAATTCAATTAACTCaaatcttattttcttatttaggTCAGAATTAATCACCTTTTTAAGGtgagggaaaagaaaacaattCCAAGACTTTCCGCCATCAAGCTCGTAACTGTAACTAATTATAGGATTTTAAATTTTCTAGAAACTCGAGTTTCAATGACCATGTACATTACGTTCAAACGTCAGCTCCACGATAATGAATCCCTAAGTTCTGGTTCAGCTACCCCGACTCATTCAACTTGTATAGAGATTGCAAAATAAACTGTTCTAGAATTAAAATATCAAGGACGAGAAAGTAATGACCTTGGTTCCCTGCGTTCTTGAAACTAGGGTCTTCCCGACATTCCTATTGTTGAAGATCGATGGCGCCTTGATATCATACCAATCCTTCTTAGAGAAGGGATCAACCCTGCAACATATGGCATTAGAACATTGAGGATCAGCATCTGAAAACAGAATACAAAGATCTCCATTCAGCGTTGTTAAGGGTTTAAAGCAACTCAcgccttcttcttccctcctttcttcccCTTCGAAATTCGCTTATTCTTCCTGTAgaatccaaagaaaaaattcaGCAACCTCGAACAAAAACTGCAGAGGATAGGAAGAcatagagagagatagagagatagagaggaagagagagagagccactAACCCAACCGCCATGGTCGACGGAGATGAGGTTCCAAGGGTGTAGCTTCGAAGGCAGACAGCGCAGTCCTCTTGTAGCTagtaaaccctaacccctctCACCCTAAAGTACAGAACATTTCGTATATATAGGTGCACCTAGTAAATTACAAAAATGGCCATCAACAAAACGACcaaagtagttttttttttatttttattttttttttttgggtggtagTAAAAATTGTCGTTCCTATGGGACGGTCTGAGAAGTGAACCTTACAACAGAACCCACCTATGGCAAACTTCCAATCTGATGGTCGTGATTTTAAGTCCATGCATTGAACGGTCCATCCATTCATACAAGAGGTATGCGGGCTTCTTACCTCCGTCTAACCCACATGTCCTTCTCGGGCTAGCCAAACAGGTCAATAGCCCCACAATAATCAGAAGTTAAGAACCGATGTGTTCTTCGACCCAGTCAGGTCGGCTAAATTTATGGTAACAATTATGTGCATCTAGGTGTTAAACGGTTCGGTTTTC is part of the Macadamia integrifolia cultivar HAES 741 chromosome 9, SCU_Mint_v3, whole genome shotgun sequence genome and encodes:
- the LOC122088423 gene encoding 40S ribosomal protein S3a-like, yielding MAVGKNKRISKGKKGGKKKAVDPFSKKDWYDIKAPSIFNNRNVGKTLVSRTQGTKIASEGLKHRVFEICLADLQNDEDQSYRKIRLRAEDVQGKNVLTNFWGMNFTTDKLRSLVRKWQTLIEAHVDVKTTDNYTLRMFCIGFTKRRPNQVKRTCYAQTSQIRQIRRKMREIMVNQATSCDLKELVQKFIPEMIGKEIEKSTCGIYPLQNVFIRKVKILKAPKFDLGKLMEVHGDYSEDVGVKVDRPAEEPVAEETEVVGA